One stretch of Chloroflexota bacterium DNA includes these proteins:
- the pth gene encoding aminoacyl-tRNA hydrolase — MKVVCGLGNPGDRYRLTRHNVGYRVVDLLADRWEVSKGRARDGAATIEVVRDEPVGRVLLVKPLRFMNQSGAPLRAAVRNVNADPETDLLVVADDVDLPLGKVRLRRGGSAGGHNGLRDIIEALETDQFARLRVGIGRNGETVDHVLSTFSRAEEELADEAIATAADAVERWLAEGTEAAMNAFNGLDLGPPADP, encoded by the coding sequence ATGAAGGTCGTGTGCGGGCTAGGCAATCCCGGCGATCGGTACCGACTGACGCGGCACAACGTCGGGTACCGGGTGGTCGACCTGCTCGCCGATCGGTGGGAGGTGAGCAAGGGTCGTGCCCGCGACGGCGCGGCCACGATCGAGGTGGTGCGAGACGAACCGGTGGGCCGGGTGCTGCTGGTCAAGCCCCTGCGCTTCATGAACCAATCCGGCGCGCCGCTCCGCGCCGCGGTCCGCAACGTCAACGCCGATCCGGAGACCGACCTGCTGGTGGTGGCCGACGACGTCGACCTGCCGCTGGGGAAGGTACGGCTGAGGCGGGGCGGGTCCGCGGGTGGCCACAACGGTCTGCGAGACATCATCGAGGCGCTCGAGACCGATCAGTTCGCGCGGCTGCGGGTCGGGATCGGGCGGAACGGCGAGACGGTGGACCACGTCCTGTCCACCTTCAGCCGGGCCGAGGAGGAGCTGGCCGACGAGGCGATCGCCACCGCCGCCGACGCAGTGGAGCGTTGGCTGGCGGAGGGCACCGAGGCGGCGATGAACGCGTTCAACGGGCTCGACCTGGGGCCACCCGCCGACCCGTGA
- the ybeY gene encoding rRNA maturation RNase YbeY: MEPGVTLHDKVGRSRLAEAVEPLGLDTALEVVTAAAAETMRAALSTRQAEVELTLCGDAEMTRLNFDHMGERGPTDVLAFPLHEWTVENGRSHLVDDDGRPSARPGAPGPLMLGDVVIDLDQAVRQAAEGDWSVPEEVALLAIHGTLHLIGHDHDDPEGETAMRELEHRVLTVLHRHFRDVAWKPGSLFDRAGHAVGAGY; encoded by the coding sequence ATGGAACCCGGGGTCACCCTCCACGACAAGGTTGGCCGCAGCCGGCTGGCCGAGGCCGTGGAGCCACTGGGGTTGGACACGGCGCTGGAAGTGGTGACGGCTGCCGCCGCCGAAACCATGCGCGCCGCGCTCAGCACGCGCCAGGCGGAGGTGGAGCTGACCCTGTGCGGCGACGCGGAGATGACCCGCCTGAACTTCGACCACATGGGCGAGCGCGGGCCAACCGACGTGTTGGCGTTCCCGCTCCACGAATGGACCGTCGAGAACGGCCGCTCCCACCTGGTGGATGACGACGGCCGGCCGAGCGCCCGGCCCGGCGCCCCGGGCCCCCTGATGCTGGGCGACGTCGTCATCGACCTCGACCAGGCAGTGCGCCAGGCGGCCGAAGGTGACTGGAGCGTGCCGGAGGAGGTGGCCCTGCTGGCCATCCACGGCACCCTGCACCTCATCGGTCACGACCATGACGATCCCGAGGGCGAGACGGCCATGCGCGAGCTCGAGCACCGCGTCCTGACCGTCCTGCACCGCCATTTCCGGGACGTGGCCTGGAAGCCCGGTTCGTTGTTCGACCGCGCCGGCCACGCCGTGGGGGCCGGCTACTAG
- a CDS encoding FAD-binding oxidoreductase, producing the protein MGRERVAVIGGGIVGCTAAALLAEAGRSVTLIEATAIAAGASGRNSGSIQHPFDPVLLPLHIESLATYRHLAASDLDFAFPSEPVGILLLTDDQSAARSRAAELHDAFPELRAEALDADAVAAAEPALSDGWAAVRLETGYPATADGATRALAARAVRAGVTLRIGRAAQPWIEDGTVRGVALEDGEHLSADQVLLAGGPWTPEILGAEPPWPPIIRTWGVTVQVDLADPPRHVLEEGVVHTVNTASGLAGSLFSLIAVGGVATVGSTFLADQPDPEALALVLVRHGSEFVPALADAPVIRIWMCARPQSIDGRPFIGPVANVEGLFVCAGHGPWGISTGPGSAALVVDLILGRPDRVPLELRSDRPV; encoded by the coding sequence GTGGGGCGCGAGCGGGTGGCAGTCATCGGTGGCGGGATCGTGGGCTGCACCGCAGCCGCCCTGCTGGCCGAGGCGGGGCGATCGGTCACCCTGATCGAGGCCACCGCGATCGCCGCCGGGGCCTCGGGCCGAAACTCGGGTTCCATCCAGCATCCGTTCGACCCGGTGCTGCTCCCGCTCCATATCGAGTCCCTGGCCACGTACCGGCACCTGGCCGCCTCCGATCTGGATTTCGCATTCCCCTCCGAGCCGGTGGGTATCCTGCTCCTGACCGATGACCAATCCGCCGCCCGATCCCGGGCGGCGGAGCTGCACGACGCCTTCCCCGAGCTGCGAGCCGAGGCACTGGACGCCGACGCCGTCGCCGCAGCGGAGCCGGCACTGTCCGATGGCTGGGCTGCCGTTCGGCTCGAGACCGGCTACCCAGCGACGGCCGATGGGGCAACTCGAGCGCTGGCGGCGCGAGCGGTCCGGGCCGGGGTGACGCTGCGGATCGGTCGCGCTGCGCAGCCCTGGATTGAGGATGGAACGGTCCGGGGCGTGGCGCTGGAAGACGGGGAGCACCTGTCCGCGGACCAGGTCCTGCTGGCTGGCGGCCCGTGGACGCCGGAGATCCTCGGCGCGGAGCCGCCGTGGCCGCCCATCATCCGAACCTGGGGAGTCACCGTCCAGGTGGATCTGGCCGACCCACCCCGCCACGTCCTGGAGGAAGGCGTGGTGCATACGGTCAACACGGCGAGCGGGCTGGCCGGCAGCTTGTTCAGCCTGATCGCGGTGGGAGGGGTGGCCACGGTGGGATCGACCTTCCTGGCCGATCAGCCGGATCCCGAAGCGCTTGCCCTGGTGCTCGTCCGGCACGGCAGCGAGTTCGTGCCTGCCCTCGCCGACGCACCCGTCATCCGCATCTGGATGTGCGCCCGACCCCAGTCGATTGACGGGCGTCCCTTCATCGGTCCCGTGGCCAACGTGGAAGGACTGTTCGTCTGCGCGGGCCACGGCCCATGGGGTATCTCCACCGGTCCGGGCAGCGCTGCCCTGGTGGTGGACCTCATCCTCGGCCGCCCGGATCGCGTGCCGCTGGAACTGCGGAGCGACCGCCCGGTCTAG
- a CDS encoding GNAT family protein: protein MTDPRIRLRDATLADADVLDAWARSPEAKGEFNDFGMPTDDESVREALEKGPLRNERNGQMVVERVADGQPIGTVGWHEVPHGPGTESRAWNIGISLIPEARGQGFGSIAQRLLADELFATTDVNRVEASTDVRNLAEQRALEKAGFVREGIQRGAQFRAGAHHDLITYARLRNDP from the coding sequence GTGACCGACCCGCGGATCCGGCTGCGGGACGCGACTCTGGCCGATGCCGACGTGCTCGACGCGTGGGCGCGCTCGCCCGAGGCCAAGGGCGAGTTCAACGACTTTGGCATGCCTACCGACGACGAATCGGTTCGTGAGGCGCTGGAGAAGGGTCCGCTGCGCAATGAACGGAATGGGCAGATGGTCGTCGAGCGTGTGGCGGATGGGCAGCCGATCGGGACGGTGGGCTGGCATGAGGTTCCGCACGGGCCCGGCACCGAGTCGCGAGCCTGGAACATCGGAATCTCGCTGATCCCCGAGGCACGCGGGCAGGGATTCGGCAGCATCGCCCAGCGGCTGCTCGCCGACGAGCTGTTCGCGACAACGGATGTGAACCGGGTCGAGGCCTCGACCGATGTCAGAAACCTGGCCGAGCAGCGTGCGCTGGAGAAGGCCGGATTCGTTCGCGAAGGCATCCAGCGCGGCGCCCAATTCCGCGCCGGCGCACATCACGATCTGATCACCTATGCGAGGCTGCGGAACGACCCCTGA
- the mfd gene encoding transcription-repair coupling factor, translating to MTRGPRLGPLLELLGVPPPTPGSFRVPAAARAAHLAARRRTLAPASPLLVVVETDEQAHRLADDLGAWLDEGTVAVLPERGALPLERALPERDESAGRLEVLARLAEPERHLVVVAPLAALWQRTLSVEQLLGARRRLRVGDKVPQRALVSGLMAAGYDPTPEVTGIGELAVRGGLIDLWPPGEPDPIRIEQFGDEIDAIRVFEPTTQASRSRRKEILLLPAGEFAIPDPDALAAALARQVGHPSVLSDTLQADLARLESGDLGEAAETWITHLTAGPTADHLPADAHLVLTDVDQLRGHVTDADQWAAGRRAQLVEGGELPPDWPLPYEAVATLDALAARAPERLEEGGDAAEIGFGAAPALPVRAERMGEWLRELAAGGKRVVVATDQASRLVELLADAPGLIGPLDSLAEIPEPGFIAVVHGSTANGVSHAPSDLLLLSDRELFGATRVRRLLPSKRVVTRDLIGRLEPGELVVHVDHGIARYVGMTQRAYGDAVREYLQLDFAGADKIFLPADQVGRITRYSGAPAPGLSRLSGREWANTTRRVRAAVIDLADDLLELYAAREQAAGFAYPSDSTWQRELEESFPYTETPDQERTIQEVAADMARRRPMDRLVCGDVGYGKTEVALRAAFRVVEAGRQAAVLVPTTVLAQQHLLTFRRRLDAFPLKVEVLSRFVSKADQARIVAELAAGTVDVVIGTHRLLSRDISFADLGLLVVDEEQRFGVAQKEKIKQLRREVDVLTLSATPIPRTLHLSLVGIRDMSVIETAPEARLPILTRIAEDDDGLVRDAILREIDRGGQVFYVHNRVETIEAATARVRRLVPRARVAIGHGQMPEGMLERVMLDFDAGLFDVLVCTTIIESGLDIPNANTMLISRADTFGLAQLYQLRGRVGRSDRRAYAYLLHRRGNPLSLVARRRLHAIFSASDLGAGYQIALSDLEIRGAGNILGPEQSGYMAAVGFELYTQLLAEAVDLRRGRIRPPQPAAVRLELPGSAYLPDVYVGAAGAKLEVYRRFAQVKTDADADALRAHLLDRFGPIPPEVEGLFRAVAVRLAAEAAEVSEVRVDEGRLTLKWRRYDRAVVTHALTIAGFRPVAGSNQVRIPLVRGRDPIDTALRALTAVRSAGRAA from the coding sequence GTGACCCGCGGCCCGCGGCTGGGGCCGCTGCTCGAGCTGCTGGGGGTGCCGCCGCCCACACCGGGGAGCTTCCGCGTCCCGGCCGCCGCGCGCGCCGCCCACCTGGCGGCCCGCCGTCGGACACTGGCGCCCGCGTCCCCGCTGTTGGTGGTGGTCGAGACTGATGAGCAGGCCCATCGGCTGGCCGACGACCTGGGTGCGTGGCTGGACGAGGGCACGGTGGCGGTGCTGCCGGAGCGGGGCGCGCTGCCGCTGGAGCGGGCGCTCCCCGAGCGCGATGAGTCCGCGGGCCGTCTGGAGGTGCTGGCCCGGTTGGCGGAGCCAGAGCGGCACCTGGTCGTGGTAGCGCCACTGGCCGCGCTGTGGCAGCGGACGCTGTCCGTGGAGCAGCTCCTCGGCGCGCGGCGCCGTTTACGGGTCGGGGACAAGGTCCCGCAGCGCGCGCTGGTCAGCGGGCTGATGGCCGCCGGCTACGACCCCACGCCCGAGGTGACGGGGATCGGCGAGCTGGCGGTCCGTGGCGGCCTGATCGACCTGTGGCCACCGGGTGAGCCGGACCCCATCCGGATCGAGCAGTTCGGGGACGAGATCGACGCCATCCGCGTCTTCGAGCCCACCACCCAGGCCAGCCGGTCGCGCCGGAAGGAAATCCTGCTCCTCCCCGCCGGGGAATTCGCCATCCCGGACCCGGACGCCCTGGCAGCGGCGCTCGCCCGGCAGGTCGGTCATCCATCGGTCCTCAGCGACACGCTCCAGGCCGACCTGGCTCGCCTGGAGTCCGGAGACCTGGGCGAGGCGGCCGAAACCTGGATCACCCATCTGACCGCCGGCCCCACCGCCGACCACCTCCCGGCGGACGCCCACCTGGTGCTCACCGATGTCGATCAGCTCCGAGGCCACGTCACGGACGCCGACCAGTGGGCCGCCGGCCGTCGCGCCCAGCTGGTCGAGGGCGGCGAGCTGCCTCCGGACTGGCCGCTTCCGTATGAGGCGGTCGCCACATTGGACGCGTTGGCCGCCCGGGCACCGGAGCGGCTCGAGGAAGGGGGCGACGCCGCCGAGATCGGATTTGGCGCCGCGCCCGCACTTCCCGTGCGGGCCGAACGGATGGGGGAGTGGCTCCGCGAATTGGCCGCTGGCGGGAAACGCGTCGTGGTCGCCACCGACCAGGCCAGCCGCCTGGTGGAGCTGCTGGCCGATGCGCCCGGCCTCATCGGTCCCCTTGACTCCCTCGCGGAAATACCCGAACCGGGGTTTATCGCGGTCGTCCATGGCTCCACCGCCAACGGCGTGAGCCACGCCCCGTCGGACCTGCTCCTCCTCTCTGACCGGGAGCTGTTCGGGGCCACCCGCGTCCGGCGGCTGCTCCCGAGCAAGCGGGTCGTCACGCGAGACCTGATCGGGCGCCTGGAGCCCGGGGAGCTGGTGGTCCACGTCGACCACGGCATCGCCCGCTACGTGGGCATGACTCAGCGCGCGTATGGCGACGCGGTCCGCGAGTACCTCCAGCTCGACTTCGCCGGCGCTGACAAGATCTTCCTGCCCGCCGACCAGGTGGGCCGCATCACACGCTACTCGGGAGCGCCCGCCCCGGGCCTCAGCCGCCTGAGCGGGCGCGAGTGGGCCAACACCACCCGCCGCGTCCGCGCCGCGGTCATCGACCTGGCCGATGACCTGCTGGAGCTGTACGCCGCCCGCGAGCAGGCTGCTGGCTTCGCCTACCCATCGGACTCGACCTGGCAGCGGGAGCTGGAGGAATCCTTCCCGTACACCGAGACGCCCGACCAGGAGCGGACCATTCAGGAGGTGGCCGCCGACATGGCTCGCCGCCGGCCGATGGATCGGCTGGTGTGCGGGGACGTGGGGTACGGCAAGACCGAGGTTGCGCTGCGGGCCGCCTTCCGGGTCGTGGAAGCCGGCCGCCAGGCGGCCGTGCTGGTCCCCACCACCGTTCTGGCGCAGCAGCACCTGCTGACCTTCAGGCGCCGCCTCGACGCCTTCCCGCTCAAGGTGGAGGTGCTCAGCCGCTTCGTCAGCAAGGCCGACCAGGCAAGAATCGTGGCCGAGCTGGCGGCCGGCACGGTGGACGTCGTCATCGGCACCCATCGGCTGCTGAGCAGGGACATCAGCTTTGCCGATCTGGGGCTGCTGGTCGTCGATGAGGAGCAGCGGTTCGGGGTGGCCCAGAAGGAGAAGATCAAGCAGCTCCGCCGCGAGGTGGACGTGCTGACCCTGTCCGCCACGCCCATCCCGCGCACCCTGCACCTGTCGCTGGTCGGGATCCGCGATATGTCGGTCATCGAGACTGCCCCCGAGGCGCGGCTGCCAATCCTGACTCGCATCGCGGAGGACGACGACGGGCTCGTACGGGACGCCATCCTGCGCGAGATCGACCGGGGCGGGCAGGTGTTCTACGTCCACAACCGGGTCGAGACCATCGAAGCGGCCACGGCCCGGGTCCGTCGCCTCGTCCCGCGGGCCCGTGTGGCCATCGGTCATGGCCAGATGCCGGAGGGCATGCTGGAGCGGGTCATGCTCGACTTCGACGCGGGGCTATTCGACGTCCTGGTATGCACCACCATCATCGAGTCGGGGCTCGACATCCCGAACGCCAACACCATGCTGATCTCGCGGGCCGACACGTTCGGGCTGGCGCAGCTGTACCAGCTCCGGGGCCGGGTTGGGCGCTCCGACCGGCGGGCGTACGCGTACCTGCTGCATCGGCGGGGCAATCCGCTATCGCTGGTGGCGCGGCGCCGGCTGCACGCCATCTTCAGCGCCTCGGACCTGGGGGCCGGCTACCAGATCGCCCTGTCGGACCTCGAGATCCGCGGCGCGGGCAACATCCTGGGCCCCGAGCAGTCGGGGTACATGGCCGCGGTCGGCTTCGAGCTGTACACCCAGCTCCTGGCCGAGGCGGTGGATCTGCGCCGGGGGCGGATTCGGCCGCCGCAGCCGGCAGCGGTGCGCCTGGAGCTGCCGGGTTCGGCCTACCTGCCCGATGTCTACGTGGGCGCCGCGGGCGCCAAGCTCGAGGTCTATCGCCGGTTCGCCCAGGTCAAGACCGATGCCGATGCAGATGCGCTGCGGGCGCATCTGCTGGACCGATTCGGGCCGATTCCGCCGGAGGTGGAGGGTCTCTTCCGGGCGGTCGCGGTGCGCCTGGCCGCGGAGGCGGCCGAGGTTTCCGAGGTCCGCGTCGACGAGGGGCGGCTGACGTTGAAGTGGCGGCGTTACGATCGCGCCGTTGTGACCCACGCGTTGACCATCGCCGGATTCCGACCCGTGGCCGGCTCCAACCAGGTCCGCATCCCCCTCGTTCGCGGCCGCGACCCGATCGACACGGCCCTGCGCGCTCTGACCGCGGTGCGATCTGCTGGCAGGGCGGCTTGA
- a CDS encoding adenylate/guanylate cyclase domain-containing protein has protein sequence MRPELPTGTVTFLFTDVEGSTKLLHELGPDAYAAALAEHRRIVRAAVAAHGGVEVDTQGDAFFVAFQTAPGGLAAAAAARDALAGGPIRVRIGIHTGTPHLTAEGYVGADVHRAARIAAAGHGGQVLVSAATVALLGTAGLRDLGEHRLKDFSEPVAIHQLGDGRFPPLRTISNTNLPRPASSFVGRDTEVAEVTDLLQNGARLLTLTGPGGSGKTRLAIEAAATLVPEFKAGVFWVGLAPLRDPALVTETIGQTLGATDGLAEHIGEREMLLLIDNLEQVVAAAPEVASLVETCPNLRLLVTSRELLRVRGEVEYPVLPLADPDAVDLFCARARTEPDDTIRQLCHALDNLPLALELAAARASALTPAQILKRLSHRLDLLKGGRDADPRQQTLRATIEWSFELLSPDEQRLFARLAVFAGGWTLDAAEVVAKADLDTLQSLVNKSLVRHTDERFWMLETIREYAVERLEESGEADGLRRRHAELFLALAEEAEPHVRGQSPEEWLERLEREHDNLRAALDWLEATASGELGLRLAGAVDEFWCARNHVPEGRRSLESALRLNKRPTPARAKALIGAAHLARDSGDPAAGRLWAEEGLALHRRLGDPWGTANSLLWLGLAVADEGDFPRAQQLFGESADAFGALDDAYYTLYANRMLAWTYDALGDRPRARALHEENLRRARDLHARDLEASVLGALASYAEDEGRVQDAALLAAESLRIFRDLGNQVSAVVELCRCAAALSLAGESGIATQLLGSSAAFHEEAGTPLLPYLVAENERTLTRIHSQLDEADFAEAWERGRKLTVEEATKLALESLSGIAEVSR, from the coding sequence ATGCGCCCTGAGCTCCCCACCGGCACGGTTACGTTCCTGTTCACCGACGTCGAAGGCTCGACGAAGCTCCTCCACGAGCTGGGCCCCGATGCCTATGCCGCGGCCCTGGCCGAGCATCGGCGCATCGTCCGCGCCGCGGTCGCCGCCCACGGCGGGGTGGAGGTCGACACCCAGGGCGATGCGTTCTTCGTCGCCTTCCAGACCGCCCCCGGCGGGCTGGCCGCGGCCGCCGCCGCCCGCGACGCGCTGGCCGGCGGACCGATCCGAGTCCGGATCGGGATCCATACCGGCACCCCGCACCTGACTGCGGAGGGCTACGTCGGGGCCGACGTCCACCGCGCGGCACGGATCGCCGCCGCCGGCCATGGCGGGCAGGTGCTCGTCTCGGCGGCCACGGTGGCTCTCCTCGGGACCGCGGGCCTGCGCGATCTCGGCGAGCATCGGCTCAAGGACTTCTCCGAGCCGGTGGCGATCCACCAGCTCGGGGACGGGCGCTTCCCGCCGTTGCGGACGATCTCGAACACGAACCTCCCCCGCCCCGCCAGCTCGTTCGTGGGCCGCGATACCGAGGTGGCGGAGGTCACCGACCTCCTCCAGAACGGTGCCCGGCTGCTGACCCTCACCGGGCCCGGCGGCTCGGGCAAGACGCGCCTTGCCATCGAGGCGGCGGCGACGCTGGTCCCAGAGTTCAAGGCCGGCGTGTTCTGGGTCGGCCTCGCGCCGCTGCGCGATCCGGCACTCGTGACCGAGACCATCGGCCAGACGCTGGGGGCCACGGATGGCCTGGCCGAGCACATCGGGGAGCGGGAGATGCTGCTGCTCATTGACAACCTCGAGCAGGTCGTGGCGGCCGCCCCCGAAGTGGCGTCGCTCGTCGAGACCTGCCCCAACTTGCGGCTGCTCGTCACCAGCCGCGAGCTCCTGCGGGTTCGGGGCGAGGTCGAGTACCCGGTCCTGCCGCTCGCCGACCCCGACGCGGTGGACCTGTTCTGCGCCCGGGCCCGGACCGAACCGGATGACACGATCCGCCAGCTGTGCCACGCCCTCGACAATTTGCCGCTCGCCCTGGAGCTGGCCGCCGCCCGGGCCAGCGCCCTCACGCCGGCCCAGATCCTCAAGCGGCTGTCCCATCGCCTTGACCTCCTCAAAGGCGGGAGGGATGCCGATCCCCGTCAGCAGACGCTGCGGGCAACGATTGAGTGGTCCTTTGAGCTGCTGAGCCCGGACGAGCAGCGCCTCTTCGCGCGGCTGGCTGTCTTCGCCGGCGGATGGACCCTCGACGCCGCCGAAGTCGTCGCGAAGGCCGATCTGGACACCCTCCAATCGCTCGTCAACAAGAGCCTCGTCCGCCACACCGACGAGCGGTTCTGGATGCTCGAGACCATCCGTGAGTACGCCGTCGAGCGGCTCGAGGAGTCCGGCGAGGCAGACGGGCTGCGGCGGCGCCACGCGGAGCTGTTCCTCGCCCTCGCCGAGGAAGCGGAGCCGCACGTGCGCGGGCAGAGCCCCGAGGAGTGGTTAGAACGACTGGAGCGCGAGCACGACAACCTGCGCGCCGCGCTTGACTGGCTCGAGGCGACGGCCAGCGGGGAGCTGGGGTTGCGGTTGGCCGGCGCCGTGGACGAATTCTGGTGTGCGAGAAACCATGTGCCGGAAGGCCGGCGTTCCCTCGAAAGCGCGTTGCGCCTTAACAAGCGTCCGACGCCGGCTCGAGCCAAGGCGCTCATCGGTGCGGCCCACCTGGCACGCGACAGCGGAGACCCTGCGGCCGGGAGGCTATGGGCAGAGGAGGGGCTGGCCCTCCACAGAAGGCTTGGCGACCCGTGGGGCACGGCCAACTCCCTGCTGTGGCTCGGCCTAGCGGTCGCCGACGAGGGCGACTTTCCGCGGGCTCAGCAGCTCTTCGGCGAGAGCGCGGACGCGTTTGGCGCGCTCGACGACGCGTACTACACCCTGTATGCCAACCGCATGCTGGCGTGGACCTACGACGCGTTGGGGGACCGACCGCGCGCCCGGGCGCTCCACGAGGAGAATCTTCGCCGCGCACGCGATCTGCACGCCCGGGATCTCGAAGCGTCGGTCCTCGGCGCCCTCGCGTCGTACGCCGAAGACGAAGGTCGCGTCCAGGACGCCGCCTTGCTGGCCGCGGAGAGCCTCCGCATCTTTCGTGATCTCGGCAATCAGGTCAGCGCCGTCGTGGAGCTCTGCCGCTGTGCTGCTGCCCTCTCCCTTGCAGGGGAATCCGGAATCGCCACTCAGCTGCTCGGCAGTTCGGCGGCCTTCCATGAGGAGGCTGGCACTCCGCTGCTACCGTATCTCGTTGCCGAGAACGAACGGACGCTGACGAGGATCCATTCCCAGCTCGACGAGGCTGACTTCGCCGAGGCTTGGGAGCGAGGCCGAAAGCTGACTGTCGAGGAGGCAACCAAGTTGGCCCTCGAGTCCCTGAGCGGGATCGCGGAGGTTTCCAGGTGA